The nucleotide window TTTCTGGTGATCCACCAGCGGGGCCATCAGCATGAATTTAGTGCCTTCACCAAGAGCCATGATCCGGTCCAGAATCTCATCGGAAGTCTGGGCCGCAATGGGGATGCCACATTCAGGACAGTGGAATTTACCCAGCCTTGCAAAGAACACGCGCAAAAAGTCATAAATCTCGGTTACCGTACCCACGGTTGAACGCGGGTTACGCGAGGTGGATTGCTGTTCCAACGAAATGGCCGGGGAAAGGCCCTCGATCTTGTCCACCTTTGGTTTGTCCAGCTGTGGGAGGAATTGCCTTGCGTATGCGGAAAGGGATTCCACATACCTGCGCTGGCCCTCGGCATAGACAATATCGAAGGACAAGGTGGATTTACCGGACCCTGAAGGACCACAGACCACAACCAGTTGGTCACGTGGAATATCAAGGGTCAAATTTTTAAGGTTGTGCTGACGCGCACCTTCAATATGGATAGATTTTTTCATGTATTAAGATGCCTCCGGCGGCTCTCCGAGGGCCAAAGAAACTTTTTGAAAAAAGTTTCTTTGGACTCTTCAAAAACTTTTAATATGGCTTCGCCGTGTTATGCGGATAGTTGGAAAAATTCAACGAAGGGAGAGAATAAGCATTTCCAGAAAGAAGGCAAGTTTATCAGGAATGATTCTTAATTATTTTTTATGTCTTTGTCAGGATCTTCGCATTTAGGCATAGGACTGGTGCTGAAATTATCTTCCACGTCCTCAAGCCCGTTTTCTTTGATGTCTGCGACGAACAACTCCACTAATTCCGGATCAAGTGACGGTCCTGCCAGCTTACGCAGGATGGAGAAAGCTTTATTAAGGTCCATGGCATTCTGATAGGTGCGGGTAGTGGTCACCGCGTCAAAAACATCAGCTATGGAAAGAATACGTGAGCCGGTTTTAATTTCATCGCCCTGCAAACCGTTGGGATATCCTGTGCCGTCCAGCCGTTCATGATGAGAACGCACATATTCAAGGGCAGGACCGAGGAATTCCAACCCGCGCAACATACGGAATCCCCATTCCGGGTGCTGTTTGATCTCTGCCAGCATTTCAGCATCAACCTTAGTATCCACATTTTGAATCAAACGGTCACTGAACCCGATCTTGCCTATATCGTGCAAGGTTCCGGCCACGTGCATGGTCCAAATTTCATCTTCGGAAAGTTCCATCCTGCGCGCCAGACGTTCGCAGTAAAGTCCCACCCGTTCCGCATGACCGCGGGTATACGGATCACGCAGGCTCAGTCCACGAGCCACAGCCTTGATGGTTGCCACAACATTACACTTAAGTTCCTCATTGGCCTGCTCAAGAGCAAACTCACGAGCCTCAATACGGACCATCATCAACCCCACGGATTCAGCCAGTTCCCGCACATAAGGATCAAATCCCTCAGTGGTCAAATTCATAATATCATTGGAATAATTGCCGCCTGAAATTTCCTGAATACAGGTCAGCAGTTCGGTAAGTCCTTTCATGAAGCTATCCGTGGTTAAGGGTACAACAAGACTGATTGTCTTCCCTTTTATACTGAAGTGGAGGAAAGTTCCAGAGGGGATAAAAACGGATTAGTTGGATGAATTTGAGCAAATTATTCTGATGGAATAATTCTAGTAGAATAAAAAATATTATTCTCTTGGAATAATATTAATGCAAAATAAATACCCCCTTTGCAAGATTGCTGAGGGGGAGATCTTAACTAAAAAGTCCTGACCAGCCACTTCCTAAAAACTGGATCAACAAGATTCCATCCATTTTCTTCGTCGCTAATTAAATCCTGCAAACTTAAATGTTTTAGGGCTTTTTGAACTCCTCCCGGAGAAAGGTTGGTTTCCCTTAAAAAAGCCTGCGAGGTAACTTTACTTCCCGGATGTTTCGCAAGTCCCACCAACAAGCCCTGCTGTACAGAAGTTAAGCCATCCACAACTCCCTGATATGAGTATCTTTCACTTGCAAGCAATGATTCAAAACATTCATCCACATCTTCAAGGTTGGGATCAGTTCCCATGCTGAACAACAAATAGCAAAACAACTGCGCGTAATAAGGATACTGCTGAACAAGATTAGATACAGAGGCCGCCGCTTCGTGTGAAATAAAATTGCCTCCCTTTTCGAAAAGATCAACAATATACTCCACAAGGTCATCGTGAGGCAGCGGAGGAAGTTCCATCAAAAGAGTGCTATTGTAGAAAGGACGATGCCTGTCCGTAAACATAGACTTCAGAATACGCCGCCTGCTACCCGCAAAGATATACCCCACGCTATGCATTTGGATATGGGTCCGCAACAAAGCTTCGGTTTTACCTTTGTCCACTTCTACAATATCCTGAAATTCATCCATGGCAATATGCACAGGCTTGTCCACCTTTTCTGCAAACCGCCCGATCTCAGAAAGAAGCGACTCAAGCAGATCATAACCGGAAATGCCCTCAGAAGCGCGCACATCTATCTGTATTCCGCCATCCTCAGTGGGTGTGAAAACCGGACGGTAGGTCTTGAAAAAATCAAGCAAAGCCTTTTTGCTCTTCTCAAAAAAGGACACGTAATCGCTCAGCCCTTCATAAATAGCCTTAGCAAGTCTGGACGCTAGATCTTCAACCGACATAACTCGGTAAAAATCCACATAAAAGACATATGCCCCTTTATCATGCAAATCCTTTTGAGCTCGCTTAATCAGAGAAGTCTTCCCGTATCTACGCGGAGAAAATAGGGTAACATTCGCACCGTTCATGCCGTGCAAAATCAGATCTGCAAGTTCTTTTTCACGATCACAAAAGGGATCGCTGGGCCGTAAGGTATTAAATCGGAAAGGATTATTCATGGATCACCTAAAATCATTCTAGCAGAATATTAAATTTTATTCTTATAGAATTATTCTAGTGGAATATTTTGGTTTGTCAAACAAAGAAAAACTCCCTGCCTCGCACGAGACAGGGAGTTCCTACTTCCAAAAAATATCAACCAAAAATTAAAACTACTTATCCATCTCAACCTTCTCCCCCCGATAAGTATCCCACTGGGCAACTCCACCGCCAATGTACACCTGCCCCGGCAAGGGGAAATGGGTATGAATGAATATCCATTTACGCTCCGCCTTAGCGTGCTCTACCAATGCGTCTGCTATGGCGTTCATCATGCCCTTTACCTTATCGTCGTCAAAGAACCCCGGTACGTAGAGGTCTACAAACAAAGGCTTATTGCTGCGCTTACCTTCGTACACAACAGCATCAAAGGTCTGCCAATAGTAGGTGATGAACGACTCTTTGATACCTGTATCCTTGCTAACATCCTTGCTGACCGACGCCAAAACCGCCTCTACATCAAGATCGGTTTTGGGTGAGGTCACCCTGACCATGGGATCGGCGGGGTCGATGCCGCCTTCGGCATACGAATTCACGGGAAAAAGCGATGCTGCGCAGAGGATGCAAAGCAAGAGAAAAGCAGGAATGAAAGCGTTTTTGACGGAGTTCGACATTTGGGGAATCCCTAGATTTAAAGATGATACTTACCAAAAAATAAACGGGCCGTTGCAATATACAACGGCCCGTTTATTTTGAAAAGCATATTCGCCAGTCTGTTAAGCCCCGACATGCTCCTTGTAAGCCTGTACGGTGTTGATCAGAAGCTGGGCAATGGTCATGGGACCGACTCCGCCGGGAACCGGGGTCATGGCGGACGCCACGTCTTCGAGGGCGGCGTAATCGCAGTCACCAACCAGACCTTCGTCTGTGCGGTTGATACCTACGTCAATTACGACTGCGCCTTTCTTAACCATATCCTTCTTGATGAACTTGGCAATGCCGATGGCGGCGAAAACGAAATCTGCTGCTTTGACTTCCTCGGCGAGGTTGTCGGTGCGGGAATGACAGACAGTTACGGTGGCGTTTGCGAAATCACCGTACTGCATGAGCATCATGGCAAGGGGTTTACCTACAATGTTGGAACGACCAACCACAACCGCTTTCTTGCCGGAGGTGGGCAGGTTGTAGCGTTCCAGCAGGGTCATGATGCCTGCGGGGGTGCAGGAACGGAAACCGGGCAGACCGAGCATGAGCTTGCCTACGTTCATGGGGTGGAAACCATCCACATCTTTGCCGGGATCGATGAGTTCAAGACAACGCTGGCTGTCCAGTCCCTTGGGCAGGGGCAGCTGCAAGAGGATACCGTCGATGGTCTCGTCTGCGTTCAGCTTCTGGATCAGTGCTTCAAGATCATCCTGAGCAACGGACGCATCAATACGGTGAGCAGTGGAAACAATACCTGCTTTTTCGCAGGCAATTTCCTTGTTGCGCACGTAAACCTGAGATGCGGGGTCCTCGCCGACCAGAATAACGGCCAGACCGGGCGCTCTACCGTGTTTATCTTTAAGTCCGTCTATCTCTACCTTCAGCTCTTCACGAATAGTAAGGGCTGTTTCTTTACCATTCAAAATCTGCATTGAAATTTCTCCGCTGTTTAAGGCCTGTGGGTGAAAAATGCATATTGTAATTTTCTCCCACTGGCAAGAAGACAATATATACAAACAGGGCTGCGAGGAAACCCCACAGCCCTGTAATAAACTAATAAACCGTCAGTCTATGACGGATCATCTTAGTCTTCGCCGAAGAAAGCTTCCTTCAGTGCGGGACCGTAGTAGATGCCATCATCTTCGAGGTCTTCCTCGATGCGCAGCAACTGGTTGTACTTGGCAAGACGGTCAGAACGGCAAAGGGAGCCGGTCTTAATCTGGCCTGCATTGAGACCTACTGCGAGGTCAGCAATGAAGTGATCGCTGGTTTCACCGGAACGGTGGGATACAACGTTGGTGTAACCTGCGGTCTTAGCCAGTTCCATGGTGTCGAGGGTTTCGGTAAGGGTACCGATCTGGTTCAGCTTGATCAGGATGGAGTTACAAGCACCGCGCTCGATACCTTCAGCAAGAATTTCAGGGTTGGTTACGAACAGATCGTCACCAACAAGCTGAATTTCTTCACCGAGATCGTCGGTCATTTTTACCCAGCCTTCCCAATCGCCTTCTGCAAGACCATCTTCAATGGAAATAAGCGGGAAACGCTCTACGAAATCAGCGTAGAAATCAATCATGCCCTGAGCGTCGAATTCTTTACCTTCACCGGCCAGAACGTACTTGCCGTCTTTGTAGAATTCGGAAGCAGCAGCGTCGATAGCGAGTGCTACGTCAGCACCGGGGCGGTAGCCTGCTTTTTCAATAGCTTTCATGATGTATTCGAAAGCCTGTGCGTGAGACTCAAGGTTAGGCGCGAAGCCACCTTCGTCACCAACTGCGGTGTTGTGACCGTCAGCAGCCAGCAGACCTTTCAGGGTATGGAAAATTTCAGCACCCATGCGCAGAGCTTCAGCGAAGGTCTCAGCGCCGACGGGCATGATCATGAATTCCTGAATATCAAGGTTATTGGGTGCGTGCTCGCCACCATTGATGATGTTCATCATGGGTACGGGCAAGAGCTTGCCGTTTACGCCGCCGAGGTACTGGTAAAGAGGAATACCGAGCAGGTTTGCAGCAGCACGTGCAACAGCCATGGAGACGCCGAGCATTGCGTTTGCGCCGAGACGATCTTTATTTTCAGTGCCGTCAAGTTCGATGAGAATATTGTCGATGTTAACCTGACGCAGAGCATCCTGACCAACAAGAGCTTCGGCAATTTCTTCACGAATATTGGCAACAGCAACCAGTACACCTTTACCCATGTAACGATCTTTGTCGCCGTCACGCAGTTCGAGGGCTTCGCGGGTACCGGTGGATGCTCCGGAAGGAACAGCGGCACGGCCGGTTGCGCCGGATTCAAGTACTACTTCTACTTCTACGGTGGGGTTACCTCTGGAATCGAGAATTTCTCTCGCCCAGACTGCTACGATAGTGCTCATGACATTACTCCTTAAAAAACAACACTTTCCGGTTACTTTGGAACTGCCGGACACTTTCCCGGCAAAAGACCTACATTAAACTATTTTTCACTGCCAAACCAAGCCATGCGCAACCCGTCCAGAAGGAGAGTGGGTTCCACATGATCAATAGCCTGACAGACTTCAGCTATCTTGGAGGCAAAACCTCCGGTGGCGATGAGTTCAACCTCCCCGCCGAGAGTCTTGCCCAAACGCTCGCTCAAACCTTCAACCATGGCCGCAAAACCGAAGATAAGCCCCTGATTAAGGCTGTCTGCGGTACTTTTACCCGGCCTGATGGTATCAGACTCAATCTCAAGAGAAATATGCGGCAACTTCGCGGTACCGGATGCCAGTGCCTTGGTGGAAGAAAGCACTCCGGGACAGATAAGCCCGCCCATGTAGTCATTACCAACCACACAATCAAAAGTGGTAGCGGTACCGAAATCAACCACAATAAGGTTCTCGCTGTCGCTGATCTGGCGGCCCGCAAAAGCAGTAACCAGCCTGTCCGCGCCAACTTCCCACGGCCTTTCATATTTGTTGTTCAAAGCCAGCGGAATGGAATCCGGGGCAAAACGCAGTTCGCAGGGGAAAAACCTTTCCACGGCCTGTTTCAAAATCGGATTCATGGGCGGAACAACCGAAGACACGGCCCCGCCAATGATGTCCTCATTGGAAAATCCGGCCACCCTACAGATTTCAACGAGCTTAAGTCCCCATGAATCAGCAGTGCCTCCGGGATCGGTAGGCAAGGTGAATGAAGGACCGATTTTATCACGGGTGGAAAAACCGATTTTTGTATTGGTGTTTCCCACATCAAAAAGTAAAATAGTTTCCGAACTCAAAATTGGACTCCGCTGCTTGCTGGATTCTTACTCCAAAATCTAATACCATAATCCACAAAAACTAAAAACATGATTGCGGTACAATTATGCTACAACTTCAAGTCTGTTTTCATAGACCGCTCGAAAAACTAACACCATTGTTGATTTCTCTTTCCGGGCAGCCTGTTAAGACCTATCTGGATGTCCGCGTACTCCATTCTCGGAAATGAATCAATATGGTTTTCTGATCGAAAGTGAACACAAAAATGTTCGAAATGCAACATCTTTATAATAATTTGGTAGCTTATTGACTTGAGTGAAATTAAAAATTAAAAAAATTAATCATCAAAAAAATTTGATTTTCCCCTGAACCCCTATGCGGAGCATGCCGTGCCAGATAAAAAGCTTCTCTCCATTGCGGAAATTTCCCGCCTGCTGGAAGTCCCTGAATCAACCCTCCATTACTGGAAAAACCGTTTCGCCCAGTACTTGCCAAGCACAGGCCGCAACAGGCAGAAAAGGTTCAAATCCGAAGCAGTTGAAATTTTTAAAATTATTGCATCCATGCTCAAACAAGGCCACACAGCTGAAGATGTCATGGCGGAACTTTCCCGCAAATATCCTGTCAATGTGACTGTTGATCCTCAGAATCCCGAATCTGTCCCCCCGGCCCATATGCAAATCCAGGCACAGCAAGCCAATCTTGAACCTGCTATCCAGCTGGCTGCGGCCATGGGCACGGAAATAGCCAAGTCCATCAATGATGGTCTCAAGGGAATGCTATCCTGTATGCCCGCCGGAACCGTATCAGAAGACGTCAAGGCCTGCATGGACAAAGCCAACGCAGACCTGAGTGCTCAGAATGAAAGCATAGAAGGTATTAAAAACGAAAACGTCCTGCTCAAGGAAAAGCTTTCCATCATGGAAGCGGAGCTGGTCCGGCTACGCAAAGACCGCCGGGAAATGGAAAAGTTCCTCCTTGACAAGCTGAAAAACATTACTAAGTAATCCTTGCCTTTTTTTGTTCCTGACAGAACACCCTAAAATACACTCAAGAACCTTCCGGCTGTCTTACATAGCCGGAAGGAATTTTATGTTTACGGAGGAATTTAAATGACTGCCCAGACCGAAAAATTCGAATTCAAGGCTGAAGTTAACCAGCTGCTGGACATCCTTGTCCACTCTCTTTACACCAACCGCGAAATCTTCTTGCGCGAACTGGTTTCCAACGCATCCGATGCCCTCGATAAAATGCGTTTCGCCATCAACAGTAACCCTGAGTTGGACGATGAAGTGGAACCTGAAATTTTCATCGCCTATGACGAAGAAAACAAGACCGTAACCGTGACTGATACCGGTATCGGCATGACCCGCGAAGAAGTCATGGCCAACATCGGTACCATCGCCCATTCCGGCTCTGCTGAGTTCGTCAAGCAGGCTGCTGAATCCAAAGAAAGCCTTGATTCCCTTATCGGACGTTTCGGTGTCGGCTTCTACTCCATCTTCATGGTTTCCGACCATGTTGTAGTGCGCACCAAATCCTACCAGAAGGACGCACCTGCAATTCAGTGGGTTTCCGACGGCAAAAATGCTTACGAAATGACCGAAATTGAAGCGGAAATGGATCACGGAACCACCATTGAGATCCACCTCAATGAAGACAATACCGAACGCTTTGACTCCGATGACAAGCTCAAGGAAATCGTCAAGCGTCACTCCAACTTCGTATCCTTCCCGATCATGATCGGTGGCGAACGGGTCAACACTGTTTCCGCTCTGTGGCGCGAACCAAAATTCCAGATCAAACAGGAACAGTATGAGGAGTTCTACAAATTCCTGACCTACGATGTACAGCCTCCCATCGATACCCTGCACTTCTCCGTAGACGCTCCGGTACAGTTCAACTCCCTGCTCTTCATCCCTGAAAAGGATCTCGATATTTTCGGCATGGACCGCGACAACTGGGGACTCGACCTCTACGTACGCCGCGTGCTCATTGAAAAGCAGAACAAGAACCTGCTCCCTGAATACCTGAGCTTCATCAAGGGTGTGGTTGATACTGAAGACCTGCCCCTGAACATCTCCCGCGAAACCTTGCAGGACAACCTGCTCATCGGCAAAATCAGCGCGACCCTGACCAAACAGGTACTGGGACAGCTGGAAAAACTGGCCAAGGATGATGCGGAAAAATACGCCATGTTCTGGAAGGCCCATTCCAAGATTTTCAAAGCCGGGCACATGGACTTCGTTAACCGTGATAAATTCGCAAAGCTGCTCCGCTTTGATTCTTCCAAAGCAGAAAAGGATGCTCTTGTACCCTTCGCGGATTACATCGAGCGTGCCAAAGAAGACCAGAAGGAAATCTACTATTCAGTAGTAGCCAGCCGTGAGGCCGCGAACCTCAACCCGCACCTTGAAATCTTCCGCAACAAGGACATCGAAGTACTCTACCTCTACGAACCCATTGATGAATTCGTCATGGAATCTATCCGTGAACACGAAGAATTCACCTTTGTAGCTGCCGAGTACGCCGACCTTGAAAAGCTGGACAAATTCGAATCAGCTAAAAAAGAAGATGAGCCGGAACCGCTTTCCGAAGAACAGGAAAAAGACATGGATGCCCTCATCGCCAAGATGAAGGAAGTTTTCGGCGAGCAGGTTTCTGAAGTAAAAGTATCTGAGCGTCTTTCCGATTCTCCCTGCCGTCTGGTCAACCCCGGCGGAGCCATGACCTCTTCCATGGAAAAGATCATGAAGGCCATGAACAAAGACAGCTCCATCCCCACCAAGACCATGGAAGTGAACGCCGACCACCCGCTGCTGCGTTCCATGCTGGAAATCTTCAAGGTCAATCCGGATGACGAATTCATCGCCCTTTCTTCCAACCAGCTCCTTGAGTCTGCTCTGCTGCTGGAAGGCTACCTGAACGATCCCCACGCCCTTGTGGGACGCATTCAGAGCCTGCTGACCAAAGCAGGCGGCTGGTATGCCGAACTGGAAAAGAAAGACTAGCAATCTATCACAAAAAAGTGCATCAAATCCTCGGTAGCGTCTGTTGCCGGGGATTTTTATTTTATTTCAAATCAGTGTTGCTGCCAGCCCGCGCTTAAGATAAAATATTAAATGCTGACCCCGAAAAACAACAGCTGAACTTGTCTATGTCAGCTCTGCAACTTGGAGAAAAGAATGAACTTAACTGAAGAGCCAGGCCGCTTTGACTTACAAAGTGCGCTGGATAGATTCTCAGGGGACTTGGAATTACTGGAAGAGGCCATCGCCATTTTTACAGAAGAAGCGGTGAAGCATCTTGAAGAAATCAAGATCAACCTTAATCAGGGCAAACTGCAAGAAGCCTCAGCAAACTCCCATACTCTGAAAGGAGAATGTGGCGCAGTGGGGGCAGTACAAGCCTATTCTTTAAGCTGGTCCATGGAAAAAGTAGCGGCTGAAGGGGATGTTGATAAAACCAAAAAACTTCTTCCTCAATTGGAAGAAGAGATCTCACTGGCTTTAGAATTCCTTCCGAAGGAAAGCAAACAACTGAATTGACAACGAAGAACTAGTTATTGAGGACTTAACACGAACACTACTTCCTTTTTAATTCTGCTTAGGATAGGCATAATAAACTTTTCTTAAGCACTGAAGTAATATGAAAACTATCCTGATCGTCGATGACGACCCTAAGATGCTTGAACTGCTCAAGCACTACCTCAGAAATGAAGAGGTCAATGCACTTGCCGCCCTAGACGGTGAGCAGGGATTGTCGTTGTTTGAATCCAACCCTGTGGATCTGGTCATCATTGATATCTTCATGCCCAACATGGACGGCATTCAGACCATTCTTGAATTAAAACAAAAAAAACCGGAATGCAGAATTCTAGTCATTTCAGGGGGCGGAGAGTTCACCGGCCTTGAATACCTCAAGCAGGCCAAAGCCCTAGGTGCGAAAGAAGCACTGGTCAAACCGTTCACCCAGAACGATTTTCTAACCACAATACACAGCATACTGAATTAATATTCCTGCCTCCGGAAAGACCTACCTTCTGGAGCAAGCCAAGCTTACACCCAATCCCACGAAAGCTGTTCCCAGAACGGTATTAATATACTTGCAAATTGCCGTTCCCTTCAGAAGTCCCTTAATCTTTTCGCCGCCACAGGCGTAAATCATCATACACGCAAATGCGATGACGGTGAGCAAAGTCAGCAGCACGGCAAAATGCTGTAAGGATGCCTGCCCGCTACTGATAAACTGGGGAAACAAAGCACTGAAAAATACAATTGCCTTTGGATTCCCGGCCGCAACACAAAATCCCTGCATAAACAACCTTCGGGTAGAAGTTCTTTTGTTTTCCTGCACACCGGAATCTTCAAAATTAAAGCCACCGGACAAGAGTACTCCGATTCCGAGCCAGACCAAATAGGCAGCCCCGGCATACTTAACCAACATAAAAGCTGTTTCAGATGCTGCCAGCAGAGCTCCCAGACCGGCAATTGAAACAACTGCCTGCAAAAAAGAGGCAACGGAATTACCTAAAGCAGTGGCAACTGCCCGTCTGGCTCCATATTTAATCCCGTGAGTCAAAGCCAGAATCATGCTCGGCCCCGGAATTATGGAAGCCAGAAAAACCGTCATTACGTACACGGACCAAAATTCAATAGACATGGATTCCACCACCTCAAAAAAGTAATAGGCCGTGCCCGATAAAAATCGAACACGGCCTATGCTATCAATTTACATTAAGACTTAAGCTTCCAGTTCAGCGGCAGCCTTCTCAACGGAATCAATGAAACCCTGACGGGCTTCCCTGATCTTTGCGGCCAGATCTTCGTTATGAAGGGCCAAAATCTGAGCGGCCATCCATGCGGAGTTTTTAGCGCCGACCTTATCAAGGGCAACGGTTCCTACGGGGAATCCCGGAGGCATCTGCACGGTTGCCAGCAGTGCATCCATACCACCTAGAGCGGAGCCGCAGATGGGTACGCCGAGAACAGGACGGATGGTTTTTGCAGCAACAGCACCTGCAAGATGCGCGGCAAGACCTGCGGCACAAATAAAGATTTCACAACCGTTATCTTCCAGTTCCTTGACCAGTTTCGCAGTCCTTTCCGGAGTACGATGGGCAGAGGAAACAGTGAAAACGTGGGGAATACCAAGTTTGGTCAGCAAATCGGAACAAGGCTGCATTGTATCCTTATCCGAAATGGACCCCATGAAAATAGCTACTTTTGCACTCATTTTTTAAGACCCTTGTCACCTATGTCGCGACGGAAGTAAGCTTTGTCAAAGCTGAGTTTTTCAACAGCTTCGTAAGCCTTTTTCTGAGCTGCTCCGAGATCCGCCCCCAGAGCGGTAACACCCAGCACGCGTCCGCCACTGGTTAATGTTTTACCCTCTTCATACTTTGTCCCGGCCTGAAAGACCTTGACGCCTTCAATCTTTTCAGCTTCCTCGAAACCGCTGATCTCGGCTCCCTTTTCATAGGAAGCAGGATAGCCGCCGGCAGCCATGACCACGCAAATGGTGGTTTCATCCTTGAGTTTCACTTCCACTTCCGGGAGGCGATTCTCAACACAGGCCAGCATAATCTCGACCAGATCGCAATCCAGACGCATCAAGAGCGGCTGGCATTCGGGGTCGCCGAAACGAACATTGTATTCAAGAACGGAAGGACCGTTTTCTGTGTACATGAGTCCGGCATAAAGGATGCCGGTAAAAGGCTCGCCGCGATCGGCAAGCAGCTTGAGAATGGGCTTAATGACCATCTCTGCGGTCTCAGCATATTTTTCGCGAGGCAGAATTGGAGCCGGGCTGTATGCACCCATACCGCCGGTATTGGGTCCGGTATCACCTTCGCCCACGGCTTTATGATCCTGTGCGGAAGGCAGCAGTGCGTACTCTTCTCCGGCACAGAAAGCGAGAAAAGAAGCTTCTTCACCCTTGAGGGCTTCTTCCACAACTACTCGTTCCCCGGCAGAGCCGAAAACTCTTTTAACCATCATATCGTCAAGGGCTTCAAGAGCCTCTTCAACGGTTCCGGCCACAACAACACCCTTACCTGCGGCAAGGCCGTCCGCCTTGACCACGATAGGTGCGCCCTGTTCTTCTACAAATTTCTTGGCTTGTTCATACTCATCAAAAACCTGAAAAGGAGCGGTAGGCACACCGGAATCACGCATGGTAATCTTGGAAAAGGCTTTGCTGCCTTCAAGATTGGCTGCATATGCGCCGGGGCCGAAGCAGGGGATTCCTTCCTTGCTAAGAGCTTCCTTGATGCCCAGTACAAGGGGCAGTTCCGGTCCTGCCACAACAAGATCAATCTTGTTTTCCTTGGCAAATTTTACCAGTCCGGGCAGGTCGTCGTCTTTGATGGGCACGTTGGTACCGTGCAGACGGGTTCCACCGTTACCGGGTGCGATAAAAATTTCAGAAACCTTGGGACTCTGACTGATCTTCCATGCCAGAGCGTGTTCTCTTCCGCCTGAACCTACAACAAGTATTTTCATGAAATAATTCCTCTTGGGATTGAGCTGAAGTGACCTGTGGGTATTAATGGCCCCTAACTATTAGTTTGGCAGCAAGCATCACTTAGATAAATATTGCAGATTTGGCAAGAAAATGCGTACGCCTGAAATAATTATCTGCCCTTTTTCACAAAAGCCGAAACCTTTTTTGGGCCCAAACTGCATTGCCCAGTTTAAACTCTCTGAGTATAC belongs to Marinifilum sp. JC120 and includes:
- the purD gene encoding phosphoribosylamine--glycine ligase, yielding MKILVVGSGGREHALAWKISQSPKVSEIFIAPGNGGTRLHGTNVPIKDDDLPGLVKFAKENKIDLVVAGPELPLVLGIKEALSKEGIPCFGPGAYAANLEGSKAFSKITMRDSGVPTAPFQVFDEYEQAKKFVEEQGAPIVVKADGLAAGKGVVVAGTVEEALEALDDMMVKRVFGSAGERVVVEEALKGEEASFLAFCAGEEYALLPSAQDHKAVGEGDTGPNTGGMGAYSPAPILPREKYAETAEMVIKPILKLLADRGEPFTGILYAGLMYTENGPSVLEYNVRFGDPECQPLLMRLDCDLVEIMLACVENRLPEVEVKLKDETTICVVMAAGGYPASYEKGAEISGFEEAEKIEGVKVFQAGTKYEEGKTLTSGGRVLGVTALGADLGAAQKKAYEAVEKLSFDKAYFRRDIGDKGLKK
- the purE gene encoding 5-(carboxyamino)imidazole ribonucleotide mutase — translated: MSAKVAIFMGSISDKDTMQPCSDLLTKLGIPHVFTVSSAHRTPERTAKLVKELEDNGCEIFICAAGLAAHLAGAVAAKTIRPVLGVPICGSALGGMDALLATVQMPPGFPVGTVALDKVGAKNSAWMAAQILALHNEDLAAKIREARQGFIDSVEKAAAELEA
- a CDS encoding LysE family translocator is translated as MSIEFWSVYVMTVFLASIIPGPSMILALTHGIKYGARRAVATALGNSVASFLQAVVSIAGLGALLAASETAFMLVKYAGAAYLVWLGIGVLLSGGFNFEDSGVQENKRTSTRRLFMQGFCVAAGNPKAIVFFSALFPQFISSGQASLQHFAVLLTLLTVIAFACMMIYACGGEKIKGLLKGTAICKYINTVLGTAFVGLGVSLACSRR
- a CDS encoding response regulator; amino-acid sequence: MKTILIVDDDPKMLELLKHYLRNEEVNALAALDGEQGLSLFESNPVDLVIIDIFMPNMDGIQTILELKQKKPECRILVISGGGEFTGLEYLKQAKALGAKEALVKPFTQNDFLTTIHSILN
- the htpG gene encoding molecular chaperone HtpG is translated as MTAQTEKFEFKAEVNQLLDILVHSLYTNREIFLRELVSNASDALDKMRFAINSNPELDDEVEPEIFIAYDEENKTVTVTDTGIGMTREEVMANIGTIAHSGSAEFVKQAAESKESLDSLIGRFGVGFYSIFMVSDHVVVRTKSYQKDAPAIQWVSDGKNAYEMTEIEAEMDHGTTIEIHLNEDNTERFDSDDKLKEIVKRHSNFVSFPIMIGGERVNTVSALWREPKFQIKQEQYEEFYKFLTYDVQPPIDTLHFSVDAPVQFNSLLFIPEKDLDIFGMDRDNWGLDLYVRRVLIEKQNKNLLPEYLSFIKGVVDTEDLPLNISRETLQDNLLIGKISATLTKQVLGQLEKLAKDDAEKYAMFWKAHSKIFKAGHMDFVNRDKFAKLLRFDSSKAEKDALVPFADYIERAKEDQKEIYYSVVASREAANLNPHLEIFRNKDIEVLYLYEPIDEFVMESIREHEEFTFVAAEYADLEKLDKFESAKKEDEPEPLSEEQEKDMDALIAKMKEVFGEQVSEVKVSERLSDSPCRLVNPGGAMTSSMEKIMKAMNKDSSIPTKTMEVNADHPLLRSMLEIFKVNPDDEFIALSSNQLLESALLLEGYLNDPHALVGRIQSLLTKAGGWYAELEKKD
- a CDS encoding Hpt domain-containing protein — its product is MNLTEEPGRFDLQSALDRFSGDLELLEEAIAIFTEEAVKHLEEIKINLNQGKLQEASANSHTLKGECGAVGAVQAYSLSWSMEKVAAEGDVDKTKKLLPQLEEEISLALEFLPKESKQLN